The Thermothelomyces thermophilus ATCC 42464 chromosome 6, complete sequence DNA segment CACGCGCACCgtcagcggcggcagcgggcaCGTGTCCGGGTACGTCTTGTCGCAGTCGCGGAGCAGGTCCCGGATCGGCGtggtggccgccgccgccgccctgcgctgctgctgctgctgctgttgctgctgctgcgtccTGATCTCGCTCTTGCTCTCGCCCTTgtcctcgccgtcgccatCGCCCTTGCCCGCCCCCGGGAAGAAGGGGTGGGGGCCGAACTCGGCCCGGAAGGTGGTATAGTGGAGGCCGAAGCCGAAGGGCCGGACGGGAGTCGGGTACCAGCGGTAGGTCCGGCCCGGGTTGGTCGCCGACGGGCGCAGGGTCATGTCGGTCAGGGGCACCGCGTCGGTGTAGTTGGCCGGGTACTGGGTCACGGGCAGGCGGCCGGCCGGGCTCTCGGCGCCGCTGAGCAGCCGGACCACGGCCGTGCCGCCGTCCTGGCCCGGCCAGTTGGCCCACAGGACGGCGCCCACCCCGTCCAGCTCGAAGAGGGGCGTGTCGTCGAGCTGGTCGCCCATCTGCACCACCACGACGGGCTTGCCGAGCCGCGCCAGCTCCGAGATGAGCGCCAGCTGCGCCGCCGGCCACCCGATCGTCATCCGGTCCTTGGTctcgcccgccgccgacgtGTCCAGGCCGCCAAAGTAGACGATGtagtcggcgtcggcggccgcctcgacggccggcgccgtccacgtgtcctcctcctcgtccgagTCTCCCTCCAGGACGGGCCCTCCGGCGACCGTGACGTTCCAGCCCAGCTGCCGGGCGGCGCTCGCGGGCGAGCGCGCGAAGGGGGGCGCGCCGCTGTACCCGCCAAACAGCTTGTCCGGGGCGTCGGCCCAGAAGCCGATCATGgcgacgcggcggcggccaccaTCAGCGGTGACAACGACATCgtccggcagcggcagcggcagcgtgTCGTTGTCGTTCTTGAGCAGCACGATGCCCTCGACGGCAGCGCGCAGGGCCAGCTCCTGCGCCTCGGGCCGGTTGACGTCGGCCCAGCCCAGCGAGGCGTGCGGCGACTCGGGGCCGTCAAAGTAGCCGACCCGCACCAGGCTCCGGTACAGCCGCGTCAGGGCGCGGTCGACGGCGGGCCAGGTCAGGAAGCCGCCGGCGGAGGCGCCCGGGATGTCGGAGGAGCCCTCGTACTCGCAGCTCGTGTCCATGCCGGCCTCGAAGCAGAGGCCGGTGCCCTCGGCGTTGGTGTCGGCGTAGTGGTGGTGGGCCGAGACGTCGAGGACGGCCTCGCAGTCGCTGGTGACGTAGTTGTCGTGCTCGGTCCAGTTCCAGTGCCCGCGCAGGATCGTGTTCATGAGGTACGAGTTGGCGCACGACGGCACCCCGTTGACGGCGTTGTAGGCGCACATGACGGAGCCGACGCGCGAGTCGCGCGCGCACTGCTGGAACGGCGCCAGGTAGTACTCGGCCAGGTCCTGCGCCGAGATGACGGCGTCGAAGTCGTGCCGCGTCGTGCCGTTCCAGTCCTCAAAGTCGTTGCCGGCGTAGTGCTTGCAGGTCGAGATGACGCGCGGCGGCTCCCCTCCGGATCCGaaggagcaggaggaggaggaggaggaacgaCCCTCGAGCCCGCGGATCATGGAGGCGGCGTAGCGCTTGAGGCGCACGACGTCCTCGCCCGGCGTCTCGGAGCCGCGGCCCCAGCGGGGGTCCCGGAAGGGGTTGACGTTGGGGGTCCAGTAGTCGAGGCCGGACCAGCCGGCGTTGCCAAAGGCGCGGGCCTCGGTGCCGATGACGTCGCCGACGGCCTCGATCAGCTCGTCGTCGAAGGCGGCGGCCATCAGCAGCGGCATCGGGAACGACGTGGACGAGTTGAAGTCCCCCGGCCCGTCGCGGAACTGCGTCCCGGGCGCGTGGGCCACCCCGTGCAGCGCCTCGCTCCACCAGTTGTACGCGGGCAGGCCGATCCGCGGCGCCCCCGGCGCCTTGCTGGACACAGAGACAAAGGGAAAACGTCAGACGGCACCCATGGTacgcgagagagagagagagagagtgtgtgtgtgtgtgtgtgcgcgcgcgcgcgtgtgtgtgtgtttctCTCTCTCCGCATACATACCTGACCAGGTTTTGCAGCTTCTCCTCGTCGGTCAGGGCTGCCACGAGGGCTGCCGCCCGCTCCGCCTCGGGCAGTGTCCGGTCGCACACCTTAATATCGGACAGGGGGGGCTTGGTGCAGTCGGGGTAGGTCTGGAAAGGGCCATCGAGGCCGTAGGCCACGGCGCTCATGCCGACGAGGCATGATACAGAGGCCTTCATGGTGGCAACAACCATCATGGGTGGCTGGATGGGCGGGACGGTGGTGGTAGAGCAGCGAGAGCTCCTTGATGATTGATTTCTTCtccatcccccccccccccccttccaaATGCAAAACGACAAAACATATACGCTGCTCGCCGCCCAACTCCGCCCCCGCGAGATCACTGTAAGGACCCGGTACCCGGTCGGTTCCCCATGACCCCGCGCTCGAGGGGAACTAGCCCAGAGGCAGTCTG contains these protein-coding regions:
- a CDS encoding glycoside hydrolase family 3 protein (CAZy_ID 268078), which translates into the protein MSAVAYGLDGPFQTYPDCTKPPLSDIKVCDRTLPEAERAAALVAALTDEEKLQNLVSKAPGAPRIGLPAYNWWSEALHGVAHAPGTQFRDGPGDFNSSTSFPMPLLMAAAFDDELIEAVGDVIGTEARAFGNAGWSGLDYWTPNVNPFRDPRWGRGSETPGEDVVRLKRYAASMIRGLEGRSSSSSSCSFGSGGEPPRVISTCKHYAGNDFEDWNGTTRHDFDAVISAQDLAEYYLAPFQQCARDSRVGSVMCAYNAVNGVPSCANSYLMNTILRGHWNWTEHDNYVTSDCEAVLDVSAHHHYADTNAEGTGLCFEAGMDTSCEYEGSSDIPGASAGGFLTWPAVDRALTRLYRSLVRVGYFDGPESPHASLGWADVNRPEAQELALRAAVEGIVLLKNDNDTLPLPLPDDVVVTADGGRRRVAMIGFWADAPDKLFGGYSGAPPFARSPASAARQLGWNVTVAGGPVLEGDSDEEEDTWTAPAVEAAADADYIVYFGGLDTSAAGETKDRMTIGWPAAQLALISELARLGKPVVVVQMGDQLDDTPLFELDGVGAVLWANWPGQDGGTAVVRLLSGAESPAGRLPVTQYPANYTDAVPLTDMTLRPSATNPGRTYRWYPTPVRPFGFGLHYTTFRAEFGPHPFFPGAGKGDGDGEDKGESKSEIRTQQQQQQQQQQRRAAAAATTPIRDLLRDCDKTYPDTCPLPPLTVRVTNEGERASDYVVLAFVSGEYGPAPYPIKTLVSYARARGLKGKGGDGDGDGDGATTTVSLDWTVGNLARHDERGNTILYPGTYTLTLDEPAQASVQFALEGEPVVLDEWPAPPSANSTARGRHR